The Burkholderia ambifaria AMMD genome contains the following window.
TCGTGCGACGCATCGCCGCCGCCATCGCCCACCTTCACGTAATACCCGCCGCCCGTCACGGCCCACTGCGGCGTCGCCGTATAAGTCGCACCGAGCCAGTAATGATCGGCGCGATCGGCGACACCAGCCGGGCTGTCCGGCGCCTGGTAATGCGTATACGCGCCCTGGATCTTGAACTTCGACACCTTCACGTTCGCGCCGACGAAATACTCGCGCGACGCGGTGAAGATGTTGCTGAACTTGCCGTTGTTGTCGCGCAGCTCGTCGTAAATGCCGCGCACGTCGAGCACCGGCGAGTGGTACGAGATCATGATCCCGTCCGAGCGGCCGAAATCGTCGGCCGCGCCGTAGTTGAAGCCGCGCGACTGGTTGCCGAACGCATACTGCGCCTGCACGTCGAAGCCGCCGATCACCGGGCTGTGATATTCGATGTTGTTGCTGCTCTGCTGCCAGTTGCGGCCGCGCACGAGCGACGCCGACGAAAACGCCTGCTGCACGAACGGGTCGAATTCCCACACGCCGTCGCTGTCGATGAACAGGTTGCGGCCGGCCTGCAGCTGGCCCCACGTGTCGCTCTTCAGCCCGACATACGCGCGGCGTGACCACAGACGTCCACCGCCCGTCGTGCCGTTCATCACCTGGAACGCGGTTTCCAGGTTGAAGACGGTCGACATCC
Protein-coding sequences here:
- a CDS encoding porin, with amino-acid sequence MTLRLKHLAWLIAAAAPAAASAQTSVTLYGRIDGGVEYLNHIATPNGSSTRWSAEGGDWGTSMFGLKGFEDLGGGMSTVFNLETAFQVMNGTTGGGRLWSRRAYVGLKSDTWGQLQAGRNLFIDSDGVWEFDPFVQQAFSSASLVRGRNWQQSSNNIEYHSPVIGGFDVQAQYAFGNQSRGFNYGAADDFGRSDGIMISYHSPVLDVRGIYDELRDNNGKFSNIFTASREYFVGANVKVSKFKIQGAYTHYQAPDSPAGVADRADHYWLGATYTATPQWAVTGGGYYVKVGDGGGDASHDPSGHAIMYVLGTTYNLSKRTFLYGTVAYVRNGGNSNFSLIASPRDATSGTSPMTGESQTGAYVGMMHTF